One Papaver somniferum cultivar HN1 chromosome 10, ASM357369v1, whole genome shotgun sequence genomic window carries:
- the LOC113317589 gene encoding transmembrane protein 258-like, translated as MAQSGKPITSPVPEAWYPTLAFFMLTIGLLLSAAFFIYEATSSKKNKSITKELITGAVTSIFLGFGSLFLLLATGVYV; from the exons ATG gcGCAATCAGGGAAACCCATTACAAGTCCAGTTCCAGAAGCTTGGTATCCAACCTTAGCTTTTTTCATGCTGACCATTGGACTTCTGCTCAGTGCTGCTTTCTTCAT CTACGAAGCTACATCTTCCAAGAAAAACAAAAGCATAACAAAAGAGCTTATTACTGGAGCAGTCACTTCTATTTTCTTG GGTTTCGGATCTTTGTTCTTGCTTCTTGCCACTGGTGTTTATGTATGA